In a single window of the Candidatus Hydrogenedentota bacterium genome:
- a CDS encoding iron ABC transporter permease, with amino-acid sequence MKRRHTGIVALALVAASLAAVVASIGIGSESISLATAWRDWRAGRTLAESPELAIVVEHRLPRTLAALLAGGGLALAGCVFQALLRNPLATPYTLGVASAGAFGAYTASVLMRSIGLTVALWGFSPVQVFAFVFALLDVSLIYLMAVRRHHVSSSVLLLAGITLGMLSNAGMMLVRFLSDPGMLAMMERWLMGGVDVIGYEPVATLAAGVLPCSLILLLQAPKFDQLGFGAEVAQGRGVNVRRLQTTTFLLGSLLTAVIVSEAGPIGFVGLIVPHAVRSLTGSRHRLLMPLSFAAGGAFLCLCDIFARVVFPGETPIGIITAFIGGPFFLYLLIRRNFGDWET; translated from the coding sequence ATGAAACGGCGTCATACGGGCATTGTCGCGCTCGCGCTGGTGGCGGCCTCGCTTGCGGCGGTCGTTGCCAGCATCGGCATCGGCAGCGAATCCATCAGCCTCGCCACCGCGTGGCGGGATTGGCGCGCGGGCCGCACGCTGGCCGAATCCCCCGAGCTGGCGATTGTGGTCGAGCACCGGCTTCCCCGGACTCTGGCGGCGCTGCTTGCCGGTGGCGGCCTCGCCCTGGCGGGCTGCGTGTTCCAGGCGCTTCTGCGTAACCCGCTCGCTACTCCCTACACCCTGGGAGTGGCCAGCGCGGGGGCATTCGGGGCGTACACGGCGAGCGTTTTGATGCGTTCGATCGGCCTGACCGTGGCGCTCTGGGGTTTCTCGCCCGTACAGGTGTTTGCGTTTGTTTTCGCGCTGCTTGACGTTTCCCTCATCTACCTCATGGCCGTGCGCAGGCATCATGTCTCGTCGTCGGTTCTGCTGTTGGCGGGTATCACTCTCGGGATGCTCTCTAACGCCGGCATGATGCTCGTGCGGTTCCTGTCGGACCCCGGCATGCTGGCCATGATGGAGCGCTGGCTGATGGGCGGGGTCGACGTCATCGGTTATGAGCCGGTGGCGACGTTGGCTGCCGGGGTGTTGCCCTGCAGCCTGATTCTTCTGTTGCAGGCCCCGAAATTCGACCAACTGGGGTTCGGCGCCGAGGTGGCCCAGGGGCGCGGCGTAAACGTCCGCCGTCTCCAGACCACCACATTTCTTCTTGGTTCGTTGCTGACCGCCGTGATTGTCTCGGAAGCCGGCCCCATAGGTTTTGTGGGACTCATCGTGCCCCATGCCGTGCGCAGCCTGACGGGGTCCCGTCACCGTCTGCTGATGCCGCTTTCGTTTGCCGCGGGAGGGGCTTTCCTGTGTCTGTGCGACATCTTCGCCCGCGTCGTTTTCCCCGGCGAAACCCCCATTGGTATTATCACGGCGTTTATCGGCGGGCCGTTTTTCCTGTACCTCCTGATTCGCCGGAACTTCGGCGACTGGGAAACCTGA
- a CDS encoding ABC transporter ATP-binding protein — MGRRLESQAVSFSYVAEAPVLASVDAVVSGGEVVGVIGPNGSGKSTFLRILCGFLHPDNGEVLLDGLPLRAVSNRERAKMLAFLPQTVTPAFALTAFEVVLLGRYPRLGPLGAPSARDREVALRCMRETETEGLRHRDFGTLSGGERQRVLLASILAQEPDLLLLDEPTAALDIHHQAEIFTLLRELAGNGYGVAVVTHDLNVAGQFCDHLVLMTLRARIAAQGTPKQVLTSELLSEAYESSIMVTEHPITGTPLVCPEPGAARGAEP; from the coding sequence ATGGGCAGACGCCTTGAATCACAAGCCGTATCGTTTTCGTATGTGGCCGAGGCTCCTGTCCTCGCCAGTGTCGACGCGGTCGTAAGCGGCGGCGAGGTGGTGGGTGTCATCGGGCCCAACGGGTCAGGGAAGAGCACGTTTTTGCGCATCCTCTGCGGATTCCTGCATCCCGATAATGGGGAGGTGTTGCTTGACGGCCTGCCGCTGCGCGCCGTCAGCAACCGTGAGCGCGCCAAGATGCTGGCCTTCCTGCCGCAGACCGTCACCCCGGCGTTCGCCCTGACCGCCTTCGAGGTTGTGCTCCTGGGACGGTATCCGCGGCTCGGGCCTCTGGGAGCGCCGTCCGCACGCGACCGCGAAGTCGCGTTACGATGCATGCGCGAGACCGAAACCGAGGGACTGCGTCATCGCGATTTCGGCACGCTGTCCGGGGGCGAACGGCAGCGGGTCCTTCTCGCCAGCATCCTGGCGCAGGAACCCGATCTGCTGTTGCTGGACGAGCCTACCGCGGCCCTCGATATTCACCACCAGGCTGAGATCTTCACGCTCCTGCGCGAGTTGGCCGGCAACGGATATGGCGTGGCGGTCGTGACCCACGATCTGAACGTCGCGGGGCAATTCTGCGACCATCTCGTTCTCATGACCTTGCGGGCCCGTATCGCCGCACAGGGGACGCCGAAACAGGTGCTGACATCGGAACTGCTGTCCGAGGCGTACGAGTCGTCCATCATGGTGACCGAACACCCCATTACGGGCACGCCGCTGGTATGTCCTGAACCGGGGGCGGCCAGGGGAGCGGAGCCATGA
- a CDS encoding helical backbone metal receptor: MQERRRRNALVRAALCVSAAGLLALCEGCGGKVEVPAGDSAVAGTQAFPPLDTPAPSERIITFAPHITETVFALGKGSQVIAVSDFCDFPPETERLERVGGWQNPNLEKVTALKPDLVIVQGEHERVTELAEIRGFELLRVNMDSLDTIREGMRLIGARLGCPKEAEDLVQAFDADLEAARDAVASRPRTKVLILTGRQLHDMANFHTVGGTSFVSELVAAAGGDNLYEDAGQPYIEASKETVVMRAPEAVIEFHAGESLSEDLKAQYIADWQQMPSLPAVQNNRLFLVTESHALRPGPRAPEIAAKLASLLYPDLEMTLRNHGQTP, translated from the coding sequence ATGCAAGAAAGGCGCCGCCGCAACGCGCTCGTAAGAGCTGCGCTTTGCGTGTCTGCCGCCGGCCTCTTGGCTCTTTGCGAAGGCTGCGGAGGCAAGGTTGAGGTCCCGGCGGGGGATAGCGCCGTAGCTGGCACGCAGGCCTTTCCGCCGCTCGACACGCCTGCTCCCAGTGAACGTATCATCACCTTTGCGCCTCACATCACCGAAACCGTGTTCGCCCTCGGGAAAGGCAGCCAGGTCATAGCAGTGTCGGATTTTTGCGATTTCCCTCCCGAAACCGAACGTCTTGAACGCGTGGGCGGATGGCAGAACCCCAACCTCGAGAAAGTCACTGCCCTGAAGCCCGATCTGGTCATTGTGCAAGGCGAACATGAACGGGTGACCGAACTGGCCGAGATACGGGGTTTTGAACTGCTCCGGGTCAACATGGACAGCCTCGACACCATCCGGGAAGGCATGCGGCTCATCGGCGCGCGCCTGGGATGTCCGAAAGAGGCGGAAGACCTGGTGCAGGCGTTCGACGCTGACCTCGAAGCGGCTCGGGATGCCGTGGCGTCGAGGCCCCGCACGAAAGTGCTCATCCTCACGGGCCGCCAGTTGCACGACATGGCCAATTTTCACACGGTTGGCGGCACGTCGTTCGTGTCGGAGCTTGTTGCCGCGGCGGGCGGCGACAATTTGTATGAGGATGCCGGACAGCCGTACATCGAAGCGTCAAAAGAGACGGTGGTCATGCGCGCCCCCGAGGCCGTCATCGAGTTCCATGCCGGCGAATCGCTCTCGGAAGACTTGAAAGCGCAGTACATCGCGGATTGGCAACAAATGCCCTCGCTGCCGGCCGTGCAGAATAACCGGCTCTTTCTTGTGACCGAATCCCATGCGTTGCGCCCGGGACCTCGCGCGCCGGAGATCGCGGCGAAGCTGGCCTCGTTGTTGTATCCTGACCTCGAAATGACGTTGAGGAATCATGGGCAGACGCCTTGA
- a CDS encoding PIG-L family deacetylase, translating to MKFTLETAELFVPDGLPAKEALARTTHMAVGAHQDDLEIMSFEGIMACFQQTDKWYTGVVVTNGSGSPRDDVYKDYTDDEMRLVRFKEQKKAAVVGEYAAQVLLDYPSSAIKDGANTNPVADLKLILETAKPEVVYTHNLADKHDTHVGVTLKVIEAIRALPKADRPKRLLGCEVWRDLDWLCDADKVAMDASAHESLQAALLGVFDSQICGGKRYDLATMGRRKAHATYFASHGVDVTTGMNFAMDLTPLVADPGKDPAVYVQEYIQHFADEVGARLAKLS from the coding sequence ATGAAATTCACACTGGAGACCGCGGAACTTTTTGTGCCGGACGGCCTGCCTGCGAAGGAGGCTTTGGCGCGCACCACTCATATGGCCGTAGGCGCGCACCAGGATGACCTTGAGATCATGTCCTTCGAGGGCATCATGGCCTGCTTCCAGCAGACCGACAAATGGTATACGGGCGTGGTCGTCACCAATGGAAGCGGCTCGCCCCGCGATGACGTCTACAAGGACTACACGGACGATGAAATGCGGCTGGTGCGCTTCAAGGAGCAGAAGAAGGCCGCCGTGGTGGGCGAATACGCCGCGCAGGTCCTGCTCGATTACCCCAGCTCCGCCATCAAGGACGGCGCCAACACGAATCCCGTGGCCGATTTGAAACTGATTCTGGAAACGGCGAAGCCCGAGGTCGTCTACACCCACAACCTGGCCGACAAGCATGACACCCACGTCGGCGTCACGCTGAAGGTCATCGAGGCCATCCGCGCGTTACCGAAGGCCGACCGTCCCAAGCGGCTCCTCGGCTGCGAGGTGTGGCGCGACCTCGACTGGCTGTGCGACGCGGATAAGGTGGCCATGGACGCGTCGGCTCACGAAAGCCTTCAGGCGGCCTTGCTCGGCGTATTCGACTCCCAGATTTGCGGCGGGAAGCGCTACGACCTGGCCACCATGGGCCGCCGCAAAGCACATGCAACGTATTTTGCGTCCCACGGCGTGGATGTGACCACCGGCATGAATTTCGCCATGGACCTGACTCCCCTCGTAGCGGACCCCGGCAAGGACCCGGCCGTCTACGTGCAGGAGTACATCCAGCACTTCGCGGACGAGGTCGGGGCGCGTCTGGCAAAACTTTCGTAA
- a CDS encoding ROK family protein: protein MSNAFRLVEPKFVPPLDPGFRPAVLANHAFVKEVHDSGAGVPLVLGLERSDGSVSRYETVAFPEGHKRADANLMYAERLVKFLLWQRGGWKVYVGGPKSVGAHIAKCYSPDGIRAFDYHFMGEDVYETTFTVEICRAEDVPPEKESTQPLGRHLDGCRIGFDLGASDRKVSAVVNGEAVFSEEVVWEPRKNTDPTYHYEEVMKAIKTAASKMERVDAIGGSSAGVYINDRPMIASLFRGVPKDKFGQVRNMFLRIREEMGVPLNVVNDGEVTALAGSMSLEDNGVLGIALGSSEAGGYVTMDGNITGWLNELAFCPVDYSEGAPADEWSGDRGVGALYFSQQCVFRLAPKAGIELPAGVTDAEKLKAVQEELEEGHEGAVNIWRSMGCYMGYAIAHYADFYELKHVLILGRCTSGRGGDLILEGAKEVLKAEFPHIASSVNIQLPDEKSRRVGQSIAAASLPAIR from the coding sequence ATGTCGAACGCTTTTAGACTCGTCGAACCGAAATTCGTGCCGCCGTTGGATCCGGGGTTCCGTCCCGCCGTCCTGGCCAATCATGCGTTTGTAAAGGAAGTACATGATTCGGGCGCGGGCGTTCCGCTGGTATTAGGACTGGAGCGGTCCGATGGCTCAGTTTCGCGTTATGAAACGGTTGCGTTCCCTGAGGGTCACAAGCGGGCGGATGCGAACCTGATGTATGCCGAGCGTCTGGTCAAATTCTTGTTGTGGCAGCGCGGGGGTTGGAAGGTGTACGTGGGCGGCCCGAAGAGCGTGGGCGCGCACATCGCCAAATGCTATTCGCCCGATGGTATCCGCGCATTCGATTACCACTTCATGGGCGAGGATGTGTACGAGACGACGTTCACGGTCGAAATCTGCAGGGCGGAAGACGTGCCCCCTGAGAAGGAGAGCACACAGCCGCTCGGGCGTCACCTCGACGGTTGCCGCATCGGGTTCGATCTGGGGGCATCGGATCGCAAAGTGTCAGCCGTGGTCAACGGCGAGGCGGTGTTCAGCGAGGAAGTCGTCTGGGAGCCGCGCAAGAATACCGATCCCACGTACCACTACGAGGAGGTCATGAAAGCCATCAAGACCGCCGCATCCAAGATGGAGCGCGTGGACGCGATCGGGGGCAGTTCCGCCGGCGTGTACATCAACGATCGCCCCATGATCGCATCGTTGTTTCGCGGCGTGCCCAAGGATAAGTTCGGGCAGGTGCGCAATATGTTCTTGCGCATCCGCGAGGAGATGGGGGTGCCCTTGAACGTCGTCAACGATGGCGAAGTCACGGCGCTGGCGGGCTCCATGTCGCTGGAAGACAACGGCGTGCTCGGTATTGCCCTTGGCTCGAGCGAGGCGGGCGGATACGTCACGATGGACGGCAACATCACCGGCTGGCTTAACGAGCTTGCGTTCTGCCCCGTGGACTACAGTGAGGGAGCGCCCGCGGACGAGTGGTCGGGCGACCGGGGCGTAGGCGCGCTGTATTTCTCGCAGCAATGCGTGTTCCGTCTTGCGCCGAAGGCCGGGATCGAGCTGCCGGCTGGCGTCACGGATGCGGAGAAGCTGAAAGCGGTGCAAGAAGAGCTGGAAGAAGGCCACGAGGGCGCCGTCAACATCTGGCGCAGCATGGGCTGCTACATGGGGTACGCCATTGCCCATTACGCCGATTTCTACGAGCTGAAACACGTGCTGATCCTGGGACGGTGCACATCGGGGAGAGGCGGCGATCTCATTCTGGAAGGCGCCAAAGAGGTGTTGAAAGCCGAGTTTCCGCATATCGCCTCGTCGGTGAACATTCAGTTGCCCGATGAAAAGAGCCGTCGCGTGGGCCAGTCCATCGCGGCCGCGAGCCTGCCTGCCATCCGGTAG
- a CDS encoding sialidase family protein — MPWTVNEPVVSIRKELYEKHPSPECAPCVCECYVGPGLERWQIHAFESVSDVWDEVNERFSEDNGRTWSEYRPVPNANRTLKGILVQEGGGARFYDVSAGVLLEAWVRVIRQGAAYNSHSYFHISRDQGRSWTALKQLRYEDGEDFDAGDPLKQGYITKNQGTPTGIIRHSNRAILVCVGHANAPDDPDNEARPEKYGAMCFIGRWNSNTNDYDWIAGNRISGSPRITSRGMAEPAIAELKDGGVLMLLRGSDTPETPGRRWYAVSSDGGMTFGDIRELTYDDGSSFYTPSTMCGLIRHSATGKLFYVGNISPVPPKGNWPRYPLIIAEVEEKIPALQRDTVTVIDDRQPGQSDQIQFSNFSLLENRETHELELLITLYGERPGEHWATADCYKYWLSVLPDQ, encoded by the coding sequence ATGCCTTGGACGGTCAACGAGCCCGTCGTCAGCATCCGGAAAGAACTCTATGAAAAGCATCCGAGTCCTGAATGCGCCCCGTGCGTGTGCGAGTGTTATGTCGGGCCCGGTCTCGAGCGGTGGCAGATTCACGCGTTCGAGTCCGTCAGCGATGTCTGGGATGAAGTGAACGAGCGTTTTTCCGAAGACAACGGGCGTACGTGGTCGGAGTATCGCCCTGTCCCCAACGCGAACAGAACCCTGAAGGGGATTCTGGTTCAGGAGGGCGGCGGCGCGCGGTTTTATGATGTGTCGGCAGGCGTTCTGCTGGAGGCCTGGGTCCGCGTCATTCGGCAGGGCGCCGCCTACAACAGTCACAGCTATTTCCACATTTCCCGCGACCAGGGCAGAAGCTGGACTGCCCTGAAGCAGCTTCGCTATGAAGACGGCGAGGACTTCGATGCCGGCGACCCTTTGAAACAAGGCTATATCACAAAGAACCAGGGCACTCCCACAGGCATTATTCGTCATAGCAACCGCGCCATTCTCGTGTGCGTCGGACATGCTAACGCCCCCGATGATCCTGATAACGAGGCGAGACCGGAGAAATACGGCGCGATGTGTTTCATCGGTCGGTGGAATTCCAACACGAACGACTATGATTGGATTGCCGGGAACCGAATCAGCGGGTCACCGAGAATTACCTCGCGAGGCATGGCGGAACCGGCAATCGCCGAGTTGAAGGATGGAGGGGTGCTCATGCTCCTCCGGGGTTCCGACACGCCCGAAACGCCAGGACGGCGATGGTACGCCGTGTCCTCGGACGGCGGCATGACTTTTGGCGACATCCGAGAACTCACGTACGACGATGGCTCGTCTTTCTATACGCCGTCTACAATGTGCGGCCTGATTCGGCACAGCGCCACGGGCAAGCTGTTCTACGTCGGGAACATCTCGCCAGTACCTCCGAAGGGCAACTGGCCTCGATACCCGCTAATCATCGCGGAGGTTGAAGAAAAGATACCGGCTCTTCAACGCGACACCGTAACGGTGATCGACGACCGTCAACCCGGACAATCCGACCAGATTCAGTTCTCGAACTTCTCTCTTCTGGAGAACCGCGAAACACATGAATTGGAGTTGCTGATCACGCTTTACGGTGAGCGCCCCGGCGAACACTGGGCCACTGCCGACTGCTACAAGTACTGGTTGAGCGTGCTGCCGGACCAATGA
- a CDS encoding diacylglycerol kinase family protein, whose protein sequence is VVGGDGTVNEVVNGMGERRLSLAIVPAGSVNVVARELHFPRRPEPLAAWIEAGRTRPMDLLECGGRRVILGGGAGFDAAVAARVREQRAGKLGFWRWIAPTIQTARDYAYPKIRVTVDDREVCAAAPYVVVGNCPYSAGRFRAAPRAKTDDGLLDVVAVKELNLSKLISLAAGSLLASFPERKDLVYVQGRRVHLEPAGDISAPLQLDGDPAGTIPADFRVLPHASDVLIAP, encoded by the coding sequence GTGGTCGGGGGCGACGGCACCGTCAACGAGGTGGTGAACGGCATGGGCGAGCGGAGACTTTCCCTGGCCATCGTGCCCGCCGGTTCCGTGAATGTGGTAGCGCGCGAACTGCACTTTCCCAGACGGCCCGAACCCTTGGCTGCGTGGATCGAGGCCGGCCGGACGCGTCCTATGGACTTGCTCGAATGTGGCGGACGACGCGTGATCCTTGGCGGCGGCGCCGGGTTCGACGCGGCGGTCGCGGCGCGTGTACGAGAACAACGGGCCGGGAAACTCGGCTTCTGGCGGTGGATAGCTCCTACCATTCAGACCGCGCGGGACTATGCTTATCCCAAGATACGTGTAACGGTCGATGACCGCGAAGTGTGTGCAGCCGCTCCTTACGTGGTCGTGGGAAACTGCCCGTACTCCGCGGGCAGGTTTCGGGCCGCGCCCAGGGCCAAGACCGATGATGGTCTGCTCGACGTCGTTGCGGTAAAGGAACTGAATCTCTCAAAGCTGATTTCCCTGGCTGCGGGTTCCTTGCTGGCGTCGTTCCCGGAGCGCAAGGATTTGGTGTATGTTCAGGGCCGCCGCGTCCATCTGGAACCGGCGGGCGACATCTCCGCGCCGCTTCAATTGGACGGCGACCCGGCCGGTACGATCCCCGCCGATTTCCGGGTGCTTCCCCACGCGAGCGATGTGCTTATCGCGCCGTGA
- a CDS encoding DUF1080 domain-containing protein — protein sequence MVTLQKLVSCGFGGRCLGWLLLAAVVGGSLGAAEPTPSALEADSSGWVDIMPPAELKGWSRVPVPPGEPLGKQQWHVDEAGKMLVCEGDGGHDMLLCNREFGDAVFHVEFRYTKVEGKFGYNSGAYVRNSKDGAIWHQAQLGDSTGGYLFGETLGPDGQKRFFTTTEEVKDGRVKPAGEWNTLEITARGSTLTLWVNGAVTCEVKDCGSPKGLVGVEGEGFRIEFRNLKVKKLQ from the coding sequence ATGGTCACTTTACAGAAACTCGTGAGTTGTGGGTTTGGCGGGCGCTGCCTTGGGTGGCTGCTGCTTGCCGCCGTGGTTGGGGGAAGCTTGGGCGCCGCTGAGCCAACGCCGAGCGCGTTGGAAGCCGACTCATCGGGGTGGGTGGACATTATGCCGCCCGCCGAGCTGAAAGGCTGGTCGCGCGTGCCGGTCCCACCGGGCGAGCCGCTTGGTAAGCAGCAGTGGCACGTCGACGAGGCGGGCAAGATGCTCGTCTGCGAGGGAGACGGCGGGCACGACATGCTGCTGTGTAACCGCGAGTTCGGGGACGCCGTGTTTCACGTCGAATTCCGGTACACGAAGGTGGAAGGGAAGTTCGGCTACAACAGCGGCGCCTACGTGCGCAACTCGAAGGATGGCGCGATCTGGCACCAGGCCCAATTGGGCGACAGCACGGGCGGGTATCTCTTCGGGGAAACGCTCGGCCCGGACGGGCAGAAGAGGTTCTTCACCACGACGGAGGAGGTGAAGGATGGGCGGGTCAAGCCCGCGGGCGAATGGAACACGCTCGAGATCACGGCGCGCGGAAGTACGTTAACCTTGTGGGTCAACGGAGCCGTCACGTGCGAGGTCAAGGACTGCGGCAGTCCCAAGGGTCTCGTGGGGGTCGAGGGCGAAGGTTTCCGGATCGAATTCCGCAACCTCAAGGTCAAGAAACTGCAATAG
- a CDS encoding DUF4838 domain-containing protein, whose translation MRLFLSMLVVLVLAAETSFAGEFTLEKMKGWSIVVAGDAAASERYAGEEFQSLFRQLTGLDLPIVGQAPAKSKNVFIGPGAAAAAGRAGFDASGMGEESLRIRIRGKNIVIAGGRPRGTLYGVYEFFERYCGVRFLTAEQTHFPGVGQVPPLEDTGFSHTPPFSFRWSYYKENSDRPDFAVRMRVNTVAKDEKLGGSTRQTLIGHSYGRWITTEKYGKTHPEYFAFIDGERKCTLATPATEPCVTNPDVIDLITEGVLADLDANPGMENIAVSQNDNDGYCRCPECEAINQREGTPMGANLALVNAVAERVEKKYPDVKIGTLAYWYTRKAPKTIVPRKNVQIQLCSIECCELHPIDDPTCPKNREFCEDMRAWKAICDNVWVWNYNTNFSYYDLPFPNLSVIGPNVRFFRDNNARGVFMQANGNGNAGEFCDLRNYVLSRSLWDPSLDSEALVEEFCRLHYQEAAPVILEYIEFIRDNAERLHCHPNCGAAPVELGLTPEAAFKAMDLFEKALAAAGSDAVRARVEKASIPAYRTLILVNGFPWKVENGVCKRDLPQEYSGLVPQYIALCEKYGMSMVSEQLPAKDYFDRLSKMEAMPALRIENDTWRLTVLPEQNGKLVEMFHKPSGRCLLPAITRDNILQGALDEVGQMGFVTNAFTVFRGEASGDTIRLHRPLDDGSTVERVIRLQNELVSFDSQVTNGGSAPKRFQFRVRPEFDAFTGSTDSDVVSVYTKGNAWEKINREWKGNSGPDKDKMLGARGGGYAYFNHEAKAGVQIEYAPECVKYPQLWWRPQYQQVNLEMFSQEQELAPGQSLSMAYRFRFLAKPPSG comes from the coding sequence ATGCGACTATTCCTTTCCATGCTCGTTGTGCTGGTTCTGGCAGCTGAAACATCATTTGCCGGCGAATTCACGTTGGAGAAGATGAAAGGCTGGTCGATCGTCGTCGCCGGGGACGCCGCGGCCAGCGAGCGGTATGCAGGAGAAGAGTTTCAGTCTCTGTTTCGGCAGTTGACCGGTCTTGACTTGCCGATCGTGGGGCAGGCGCCTGCCAAGTCGAAGAACGTGTTCATTGGTCCCGGAGCGGCTGCTGCCGCTGGTAGAGCGGGTTTTGACGCAAGCGGGATGGGGGAGGAATCACTCCGTATCCGCATACGCGGCAAGAACATTGTCATAGCTGGAGGCCGGCCGCGTGGAACACTGTATGGCGTGTACGAGTTTTTCGAGCGCTATTGCGGAGTTCGTTTTCTGACGGCGGAACAGACGCATTTCCCCGGCGTGGGCCAAGTGCCGCCGCTGGAGGACACTGGTTTTTCGCATACCCCGCCGTTTTCGTTTCGCTGGAGTTACTACAAGGAGAATTCCGACCGTCCGGATTTCGCTGTGCGCATGCGGGTCAATACCGTGGCGAAAGATGAGAAACTGGGCGGGTCTACCCGTCAAACGCTCATCGGGCACAGTTACGGCCGCTGGATCACGACCGAGAAATACGGGAAGACGCATCCCGAATACTTCGCCTTCATCGACGGCGAACGGAAATGCACGCTGGCTACCCCGGCTACCGAGCCGTGCGTAACGAATCCTGACGTAATCGACCTCATCACGGAGGGGGTGTTGGCCGATCTCGATGCCAATCCGGGCATGGAGAACATCGCGGTCAGTCAGAATGACAATGACGGCTATTGCCGCTGCCCGGAGTGCGAGGCCATAAATCAGCGCGAGGGCACTCCGATGGGGGCCAACCTGGCGCTTGTGAATGCCGTGGCCGAGCGGGTCGAGAAGAAGTATCCCGACGTCAAAATCGGAACGCTGGCCTATTGGTATACGCGCAAAGCGCCCAAGACCATCGTGCCGCGCAAGAACGTCCAGATTCAGTTGTGCAGCATCGAATGCTGCGAACTTCACCCCATCGACGACCCCACCTGTCCCAAGAACCGCGAGTTCTGCGAGGATATGCGCGCATGGAAAGCCATTTGTGACAATGTATGGGTTTGGAACTACAACACGAACTTCTCGTACTACGACCTGCCGTTCCCGAACCTGAGCGTGATCGGGCCCAACGTGCGGTTCTTCCGGGACAACAACGCGCGCGGCGTGTTCATGCAGGCCAACGGCAACGGGAATGCGGGAGAGTTCTGCGATCTGCGCAACTACGTGCTTTCGCGCTCGCTTTGGGACCCGTCCCTCGACAGCGAGGCGCTGGTCGAGGAGTTCTGCCGCCTTCATTACCAGGAGGCCGCGCCGGTTATTCTCGAATACATCGAGTTCATCCGGGACAATGCCGAAAGGCTGCATTGCCACCCGAACTGCGGTGCGGCGCCTGTGGAGCTCGGGCTGACGCCCGAGGCGGCGTTCAAAGCCATGGACTTGTTTGAGAAGGCGCTCGCGGCCGCCGGGAGCGACGCCGTGCGCGCGCGGGTCGAGAAGGCGTCCATTCCAGCGTACCGGACGCTGATCCTGGTGAATGGTTTCCCGTGGAAAGTCGAGAACGGGGTGTGCAAACGGGACCTGCCCCAAGAGTACAGCGGCCTTGTGCCCCAATACATCGCGCTGTGCGAGAAGTACGGCATGTCGATGGTGTCGGAGCAGCTTCCCGCCAAAGACTACTTTGACCGTCTTTCGAAAATGGAGGCCATGCCGGCGCTCCGCATCGAAAACGATACGTGGCGACTGACGGTTTTGCCGGAGCAGAACGGGAAGCTGGTCGAGATGTTCCACAAGCCCAGCGGGCGCTGCCTGCTGCCCGCGATCACGCGGGACAACATTCTGCAGGGCGCGTTGGATGAAGTGGGGCAGATGGGATTTGTTACGAACGCGTTCACGGTGTTCCGTGGCGAGGCGAGCGGCGATACGATTCGCCTCCACCGGCCGCTTGACGATGGTTCGACCGTGGAGCGCGTCATCAGGTTGCAGAACGAGTTGGTCTCGTTCGATTCGCAGGTGACCAATGGCGGTTCCGCGCCGAAACGCTTCCAGTTCCGTGTGAGGCCGGAATTTGATGCGTTCACGGGGTCCACGGATTCCGATGTCGTGAGCGTTTACACCAAAGGAAACGCGTGGGAGAAGATCAACCGCGAATGGAAAGGCAATAGCGGGCCGGATAAGGACAAGATGCTGGGTGCGCGGGGCGGCGGGTACGCCTACTTCAATCACGAGGCCAAGGCGGGCGTCCAGATCGAGTACGCCCCGGAATGCGTCAAATACCCACAACTTTGGTGGCGTCCGCAATACCAGCAGGTCAACCTCGAGATGTTCTCTCAGGAACAAGAACTCGCACCGGGCCAGTCGCTGTCAATGGCCTACAGATTCCGGTTTCTCGCCAAGCCGCCGTCTGGGTGA